A genome region from Acinetobacter lwoffii includes the following:
- a CDS encoding tRNA (cytidine(34)-2'-O)-methyltransferase, whose translation MIHVVLYEPEIPANTGNIIRLCANTGAQLHLVKPLGFELDDKKLKRAGLDYHEYANMQIWENIEDCLADLASKGIGLDAIYPLTTKGSETPHTSDLNRPVALLMGPETRGLPEHVRMMFPQKHWIRLPMAENSRSLNLSNATAVIVYEAWRQQGFKTL comes from the coding sequence GTGATCCACGTTGTTTTATATGAGCCTGAAATTCCTGCAAATACAGGCAATATTATTCGTCTGTGTGCCAATACAGGAGCACAGTTACATCTGGTCAAGCCGCTGGGTTTTGAGTTGGATGACAAAAAGCTGAAACGTGCCGGTCTGGATTATCACGAATATGCCAATATGCAGATTTGGGAAAACATCGAAGACTGTCTGGCCGATTTGGCAAGCAAAGGCATTGGGCTGGATGCAATCTATCCATTGACCACCAAAGGTTCTGAAACACCGCATACTTCGGATTTAAACCGTCCTGTGGCCTTGTTAATGGGTCCGGAAACTCGTGGTCTGCCTGAACATGTTCGTATGATGTTTCCGCAAAAGCACTGGATTCGTTTACCGATGGCAGAAAACTCCCGAAGTTTGAACTTGTCGAATGCCACTGCAGTAATTGTCTACGAAGCTTGGCGTCAGCAAGGTTTTAAAACGCTTTAA
- a CDS encoding APC family permease: MTNISGTQSAAKLQKTLGLWHIIIIGLAYIQPMTLFDTFGLVSEESNFHVPTSYIFALIAILLTSLSYGHMIRRYPSSGSAYTYAQKSIHPNVGFMVGWSSLLDYLLSPMVNIILAVIYLEALFPDMNHWVWVIGLTAFMTAINLRGARFVANFNSMIVFVQLGVIAYFTWMVYQLLEGGVNADGTLVDAKYQLWSLEPFWNEFTSVAALITGATLLCFSFTGFDSLSSLAEETKDTEKTLPKAIFLTALLAGIIFIISTYFMQIFFPNDPKTYFEDIAATQPDILQAVGGVAFKTVVLYFAIVTVMASGISAHAGVSRLMYVMGRDGVINKKIFGHISPKNYTPSYNILIAGAVALTAGFMDLDFVVSLISFGALTAFSFVNLSVISRYALRDGRTKSAKEIMNFVVVPLLGFISVFALWLEVDEASLKYGLIWAFGGILYLGYKTKGFKHPAPQHNEFDDK, from the coding sequence TTGACTAATATCTCTGGGACTCAATCGGCAGCTAAACTGCAAAAAACGCTGGGACTCTGGCACATCATTATTATTGGTTTAGCTTATATTCAACCCATGACCTTGTTTGATACATTTGGTCTGGTATCTGAAGAAAGTAACTTCCACGTTCCTACCTCTTACATTTTTGCACTGATTGCAATTTTGTTAACCTCCTTGAGCTATGGTCATATGATTCGTCGCTACCCTTCTTCGGGTTCGGCCTATACCTATGCGCAAAAATCCATCCACCCGAACGTAGGTTTCATGGTGGGTTGGTCATCCTTACTGGATTACCTGTTATCGCCAATGGTCAATATCATTCTGGCGGTGATTTATCTGGAAGCACTTTTCCCAGACATGAACCATTGGGTTTGGGTCATTGGTTTAACCGCCTTTATGACCGCGATTAACCTTCGTGGTGCGAGATTTGTTGCCAACTTCAACAGTATGATTGTATTCGTACAATTGGGCGTCATTGCATACTTCACCTGGATGGTTTACCAACTTCTGGAAGGTGGCGTAAATGCAGACGGCACACTGGTCGATGCAAAGTACCAATTGTGGAGTTTAGAGCCATTCTGGAATGAGTTTACTTCTGTTGCTGCCCTGATTACCGGTGCAACCTTACTGTGCTTCTCATTCACAGGTTTTGACTCCTTAAGTTCTCTTGCTGAAGAAACTAAAGATACCGAAAAAACCTTACCTAAAGCGATTTTCTTGACTGCATTATTGGCAGGTATCATCTTTATCATCAGTACTTACTTCATGCAGATCTTCTTCCCGAATGATCCAAAAACTTACTTTGAAGATATCGCTGCAACACAGCCGGATATTTTACAAGCTGTCGGTGGCGTGGCGTTTAAAACAGTCGTACTTTACTTCGCGATTGTGACAGTTATGGCTTCTGGTATTTCAGCACATGCGGGTGTATCACGTCTGATGTATGTAATGGGTCGTGATGGCGTAATCAACAAGAAGATCTTCGGTCATATTAGCCCGAAAAACTATACACCTTCATACAACATCTTAATCGCTGGTGCAGTGGCTTTAACTGCTGGCTTTATGGATCTTGATTTTGTGGTGTCGTTGATCAGCTTTGGTGCCTTAACTGCATTCAGTTTCGTCAACTTGTCGGTGATTTCACGTTATGCATTACGTGATGGTCGTACCAAGAGTGCTAAAGAGATCATGAACTTTGTCGTGGTTCCTTTACTTGGCTTCATTTCAGTCTTTGCTCTGTGGCTAGAAGTCGATGAAGCTTCGCTTAAATATGGTCTGATCTGGGCATTTGGCGGTATCTTGTACTTAGGTTATAAAACCAAAGGCTTCAAGCACCCTGCTCCTCAGCACAATGAATTTGACGATAAATAA
- a CDS encoding iron-containing alcohol dehydrogenase, with amino-acid sequence MAKPYYEFFCPVKVIAGHAALEHIPFELATLGAKRPLIITDKGVRANNLLAPIEAAFEMADAAIVAIFDDVPPDSSLGTVRSAAKLYRENHCDAIIAVGGGSVIDTSKATNILVSEGGDDLLKYSGAHNLPKPLKPFFVIPTTSGTGSEVTMVAVVSDTEKNVKMPFASYYLMPHAAILDPRMTQTLPPHLTAMTAMDAMTHAVEAYTCMAANPISDAYATAAVKKISTHLFNVLDNPSDAQGRLELAQASTMAGIAFSNSMVGIVHSLGHSLGAVVHLPHGLCMNLFLPYVLEYNKEVNGDKIADLLLPLAGADIYAQTPAHLRADKTIATILTMRDRIYSLTKLPRTLRETGKISEAQLDEVAEKALNDGSIIYNPKEATLEDLKSILKKAW; translated from the coding sequence ATGGCTAAACCTTATTATGAATTTTTCTGTCCGGTCAAAGTGATTGCCGGTCATGCCGCGTTAGAACATATTCCGTTTGAACTTGCGACTTTGGGGGCCAAACGTCCGCTGATCATTACCGACAAAGGTGTACGCGCCAACAATCTGCTGGCACCGATTGAAGCCGCATTTGAAATGGCGGATGCTGCAATTGTAGCGATTTTTGATGACGTCCCACCCGACTCTAGCTTGGGTACAGTACGCAGTGCAGCAAAACTGTATCGCGAAAATCATTGTGATGCGATCATTGCCGTGGGCGGTGGTTCAGTCATAGATACCTCTAAGGCAACCAATATTCTGGTCTCTGAAGGCGGTGATGACCTGCTGAAATATTCGGGTGCACATAACCTGCCTAAACCGCTGAAACCGTTCTTTGTGATTCCAACCACGTCTGGTACAGGTTCAGAAGTAACCATGGTCGCTGTCGTGTCGGACACTGAAAAGAACGTCAAAATGCCGTTCGCCTCTTATTACCTGATGCCGCATGCTGCGATTCTGGATCCCCGCATGACCCAGACCTTGCCGCCGCATTTAACCGCCATGACCGCGATGGATGCTATGACCCATGCGGTTGAAGCTTATACCTGCATGGCAGCCAATCCAATTTCGGATGCTTATGCGACTGCCGCAGTCAAAAAGATCAGTACCCATCTATTTAATGTGCTGGATAACCCTTCCGATGCACAAGGCCGTCTGGAGCTGGCACAGGCATCGACCATGGCGGGAATTGCATTTTCCAACTCGATGGTCGGCATTGTGCATTCACTGGGGCACTCATTGGGTGCAGTGGTACACCTGCCGCATGGTTTATGCATGAACTTATTCCTGCCTTATGTGCTGGAATACAACAAAGAGGTCAATGGCGATAAAATCGCAGATCTGCTCCTGCCTTTGGCGGGTGCCGATATTTATGCACAAACGCCGGCGCATCTACGTGCTGACAAAACTATTGCAACGATTCTAACCATGCGTGACCGGATTTACAGTCTCACCAAATTACCGCGCACATTACGTGAAACCGGTAAGATTTCTGAAGCCCAGCTCGATGAAGTGGCAGAGAAAGCCCTGAATGATGGTTCCATCATTTATAACCCGAAAGAAGCCACCCTGGAAGATTTAAAATCTATCTTAAAAAAGGCTTGGTAA
- the lipB gene encoding lipoyl(octanoyl) transferase LipB, which produces MTDVLQKPELIIRQYHDLTPYEDRFLEMKTFTETRDEHSPDQLWILQHQDVLTQGQAGKPEHILIPSNIPVIQTDRGGQVTWHGPGQLVAYFMFDLNRLGWNVRTLVSYAENLMIELLKKYGIDAYAKPDAPGVYVAERKIGSLGFKIRKGRSYHGLSLNLDCDLSGFNTINPCGYAGLEMVRMSDLLEHPPQFSQLCTEIIETLRHSGYFKQVTVEQR; this is translated from the coding sequence GTGACTGATGTGCTGCAAAAGCCCGAGCTGATCATTCGTCAATATCACGACCTCACACCTTATGAAGATCGTTTTCTGGAAATGAAAACATTTACGGAAACCCGTGATGAACATAGCCCGGATCAATTGTGGATTTTGCAACATCAGGATGTACTGACTCAAGGTCAGGCAGGGAAACCGGAACATATTTTAATACCAAGCAACATTCCGGTGATTCAGACTGATCGTGGCGGTCAGGTGACCTGGCATGGTCCCGGTCAATTGGTGGCTTACTTTATGTTTGACCTGAATCGTCTGGGCTGGAATGTGCGCACCTTGGTGTCTTATGCTGAAAACCTGATGATCGAATTGCTGAAAAAATATGGCATTGATGCCTATGCCAAACCGGATGCACCAGGGGTTTATGTTGCTGAGCGCAAAATCGGTTCACTCGGTTTTAAAATTCGCAAAGGTCGTAGCTATCATGGTCTGTCCTTAAATCTGGATTGTGACTTGAGCGGATTTAATACCATTAACCCTTGTGGCTATGCAGGACTGGAAATGGTACGCATGAGTGACCTGCTCGAACACCCACCCCAATTCAGCCAGTTGTGCACTGAAATTATTGAAACTTTGCGTCACAGCGGGTACTTTAAGCAAGTAACTGTCGAGCAAAGATAA
- a CDS encoding YbeD family protein, which produces MLDRTPSRELQEHLWVFPMDYPIKLIGLAGDELRHAVIDIFLKHFPDFEGDSVSITPSRTGKYHSITAQLRFLELEQVHAVYADLAACPLIKTAL; this is translated from the coding sequence ATGTTAGACCGTACACCATCTCGTGAACTTCAAGAACATCTTTGGGTTTTCCCTATGGATTATCCGATTAAACTGATTGGCCTTGCGGGCGATGAATTGCGTCACGCTGTCATCGACATTTTTCTAAAACATTTTCCAGATTTTGAAGGTGATAGCGTAAGTATTACACCATCACGTACTGGCAAATATCACTCCATTACCGCACAACTGCGCTTTCTGGAGCTGGAACAGGTGCATGCAGTGTATGCAGATTTGGCCGCCTGCCCGCTGATTAAAACTGCATTGTAA
- the rpoD gene encoding RNA polymerase sigma factor RpoD, with translation MSDMTSPTSQVAALISRGKEQGYLTFAEVNDHLPDSITESEQIEDIIQMLNDVGIPVHDRAPESDDTMFEDTAEAADEVAEEEAAAVLASVENEPGRTTDPVRMYMREMGTVELLTREGEISIAKRIEEGIRDVLHSIAYWPNAVEVVLQEYKDYEAGERRLADLLSGYLDPESDEEIPEVLEEEAVLAEDETDSKKSTKDVKLDDDEEEEEADSDDESEADSGPDPEIAKARFTELENAWLNTKATIEKHGRDSKQAEEALQALATVFMMFKFTPRLFDIISEMIRGTHDQIRGAEREVMRYAVRRGRMDRTQFRTSFPGQESNPAWLDEQIAKTPADQKAYLEKVRPDVLAFQQKIADIEKELGLDVKGIKDIAKRMAVGEAKARRAKKEMVEANLRLVISIAKKYTNRGLQFLDLIQEGNIGLMKAVDKFEYRRGYKFSTYATWWIRQAITRSIADQARTIRIPVHMIETINKINRVSRQLLQEMGREPTPEELGERLEMDEVKVRKVLKIAKEPISMETPIGDDEDSHLGDFIEDSNITSPIDAATSEGLKEATREVLENLTEREAKVLKMRFGIDMPTDHTLEEVGKQFDVTRERIRQIEAKALRKLRHPSRSEHLRSFLEND, from the coding sequence ATGAGCGATATGACTTCCCCTACTTCTCAAGTAGCGGCTCTGATTAGCCGAGGCAAAGAACAAGGTTATTTAACCTTCGCTGAGGTTAACGATCATCTGCCGGACTCCATCACAGAAAGCGAGCAGATTGAAGACATCATTCAGATGCTGAATGATGTCGGTATTCCGGTACATGATCGCGCGCCTGAATCTGATGATACGATGTTCGAAGATACTGCAGAAGCGGCGGATGAAGTTGCAGAAGAAGAAGCTGCAGCCGTACTTGCCTCGGTAGAAAACGAGCCAGGTCGTACCACTGACCCTGTACGTATGTATATGCGTGAGATGGGTACAGTAGAACTTCTGACTCGTGAAGGCGAAATCAGCATCGCAAAACGCATCGAAGAAGGTATTCGTGATGTTTTGCACTCGATTGCTTACTGGCCGAATGCGGTAGAAGTGGTACTGCAAGAATACAAAGATTATGAAGCGGGTGAACGCCGTCTTGCTGACCTTTTATCAGGTTATTTAGATCCTGAATCAGATGAAGAAATTCCTGAAGTTCTAGAAGAAGAAGCGGTTCTTGCTGAAGATGAAACTGACTCGAAAAAATCGACCAAAGACGTAAAACTGGACGATGATGAAGAGGAAGAAGAAGCAGACTCTGATGATGAATCAGAAGCAGATTCTGGTCCAGATCCTGAAATTGCCAAAGCGCGTTTCACTGAACTGGAAAATGCGTGGCTGAATACCAAAGCAACCATTGAAAAACATGGTCGTGACAGCAAACAGGCTGAAGAAGCTTTGCAGGCACTTGCAACTGTATTCATGATGTTCAAATTTACCCCGCGTCTATTCGATATCATTTCTGAAATGATTCGTGGTACCCATGATCAAATTCGTGGTGCAGAACGTGAAGTGATGCGTTATGCAGTACGTCGTGGCCGTATGGATCGCACCCAGTTCCGTACCAGCTTCCCGGGCCAAGAATCGAATCCAGCCTGGTTAGATGAGCAGATCGCAAAAACACCTGCAGACCAGAAAGCTTATCTGGAAAAAGTACGTCCAGACGTATTGGCCTTCCAGCAAAAAATTGCCGATATCGAGAAAGAGCTTGGCCTTGATGTAAAAGGCATTAAAGACATTGCCAAACGTATGGCCGTCGGTGAAGCCAAAGCACGTCGTGCCAAGAAAGAAATGGTTGAAGCGAACTTGCGTCTGGTAATTTCGATTGCGAAGAAATATACCAACCGTGGCTTGCAATTCCTGGATCTGATTCAGGAAGGTAACATCGGTCTGATGAAAGCCGTAGACAAGTTTGAATACCGTCGTGGTTATAAATTCTCGACTTATGCGACCTGGTGGATTCGTCAGGCGATTACCCGTTCGATCGCGGATCAGGCACGTACCATTCGTATTCCGGTACACATGATTGAAACGATCAACAAGATCAACCGTGTATCTCGTCAGCTTCTACAGGAAATGGGTCGTGAACCGACTCCTGAAGAACTGGGCGAACGTCTGGAAATGGACGAAGTTAAAGTACGTAAAGTACTGAAAATCGCCAAAGAACCAATTTCGATGGAAACACCGATCGGTGATGATGAAGATTCACATCTGGGTGACTTCATTGAAGACAGCAACATCACTTCACCAATTGATGCGGCAACGTCTGAAGGCCTGAAAGAAGCGACACGTGAAGTTCTGGAAAACCTGACTGAACGTGAAGCCAAAGTCCTAAAAATGCGTTTTGGTATCGATATGCCGACCGACCATACTTTGGAAGAGGTGGGCAAACAGTTTGACGTAACACGTGAACGTATTCGTCAGATTGAAGCCAAAGCACTGCGTAAACTTCGCCATCCATCGCGTTCAGAACACTTACGTTCATTCCTTGAGAATGATTAA
- a CDS encoding PA3496 family putative envelope integrity protein — protein sequence MSSTDFELDDNFGEDDVNFDEASSKLSAKESLEKRRLIDDLLTQRRLERELKDFDYDFDDDDDFDDED from the coding sequence GTGTCTTCTACAGATTTTGAACTAGATGATAACTTCGGTGAAGATGATGTTAATTTCGATGAGGCTTCTAGCAAGCTCAGTGCTAAAGAGTCGTTGGAAAAACGTCGTCTGATCGATGATCTACTGACCCAACGTCGTTTAGAGCGCGAACTCAAAGATTTTGACTATGACTTCGACGATGACGACGATTTTGATGACGAAGATTAA
- a CDS encoding YecA/YgfB family protein gives MSALDLDLLSEYLDGDQNEHGLDFAATHGFLCAIAVGPKFDKWLDELFDSNQKKVPAEIITQVQAWLESIRQSLANEEGITFPFEIEEADTESSLGDWSVGFVDAMFLNEDAWFTEEFEEQLVDLTLPIMVFSGIDDEDPQMETFRRNGQLMDELAEEIPENLNELYLMYHTPE, from the coding sequence ATGAGTGCTTTAGATTTAGACCTGTTGAGTGAATATCTAGATGGTGACCAAAATGAACATGGTCTAGATTTCGCGGCAACCCATGGTTTCTTATGTGCTATTGCAGTAGGCCCAAAATTCGACAAATGGTTAGACGAACTTTTTGATAGTAATCAAAAGAAAGTGCCTGCAGAAATCATCACTCAGGTGCAAGCATGGTTAGAGTCTATTCGTCAAAGCTTAGCCAATGAAGAAGGGATTACGTTCCCGTTTGAAATTGAAGAAGCAGACACTGAATCAAGCCTGGGTGACTGGAGTGTGGGCTTTGTAGATGCCATGTTCCTGAACGAAGACGCTTGGTTTACTGAAGAATTTGAAGAGCAACTGGTGGATTTAACTCTGCCAATCATGGTCTTTAGTGGCATTGATGATGAAGATCCACAAATGGAAACTTTCCGTCGCAATGGTCAGTTAATGGATGAACTTGCAGAAGAAATTCCAGAAAACTTAAATGAATTGTATCTGATGTATCACACTCCAGAATAA
- a CDS encoding ABZJ_00895 family protein → MSHYLKYFATVYLTLVLLVGIFIYVFNLGAILLIPALIASAFLSARYFVKKELRLPTQQEKSKLVWGSTIIAMTFGFIFLVVVIWMNPQTDEIYRTITYTGRGTNSFLVAASIALHALLFHIAYNAYARYSLAKRTGLKENRVE, encoded by the coding sequence ATGTCGCATTATCTTAAATATTTTGCCACCGTTTATCTGACCTTGGTTCTATTGGTAGGCATATTCATCTATGTATTCAATCTGGGCGCCATTCTGCTGATTCCTGCCCTGATTGCTTCTGCCTTTCTCAGTGCCCGATACTTTGTTAAGAAAGAACTTCGTTTGCCGACTCAGCAAGAGAAAAGCAAACTGGTCTGGGGCTCCACTATTATTGCCATGACATTCGGGTTTATCTTTTTAGTTGTGGTCATCTGGATGAACCCGCAGACAGATGAGATTTATAGAACCATCACCTATACAGGAAGAGGAACAAATTCATTCCTGGTGGCTGCAAGCATTGCCTTACATGCCTTGCTGTTTCATATCGCCTACAATGCTTATGCACGCTATAGTCTGGCCAAGCGTACAGGATTGAAAGAAAATAGGGTCGAGTAG
- a CDS encoding DedA family protein, translated as MNLTEWIISVMEQLGYWGIALLMFLDNVFPPIPSEIIMPSAGYSASQGELILVGVIMSGCIGSLLAAALLYWIGYKFNHDSIFKFVDRYGKYLFIKSEDVKKSLSWFEHYGHRIVFFGRMIPAVRSLISIPAGMSHMPFWKFMFYSALGTIIWTTFLACVGFYFGENQHLMQQIFSKVSYVIIAIVVVIIIWIFYRRQQRKNRPS; from the coding sequence ATGAATCTGACCGAATGGATTATTTCCGTTATGGAGCAACTGGGCTACTGGGGCATTGCTCTGCTCATGTTCCTGGATAATGTCTTCCCGCCAATCCCTTCCGAAATTATTATGCCTTCCGCGGGCTATTCAGCCTCTCAGGGCGAGTTAATACTCGTCGGGGTAATCATGTCCGGCTGTATCGGCTCCCTGCTGGCAGCCGCCTTGCTGTACTGGATTGGCTATAAATTTAACCATGATTCTATTTTTAAATTTGTCGATCGTTATGGCAAATATTTATTTATTAAATCAGAAGATGTAAAAAAATCATTGAGTTGGTTTGAGCATTATGGTCACCGGATTGTTTTCTTTGGCCGCATGATTCCTGCGGTTCGCTCGCTGATCAGCATTCCTGCTGGCATGAGTCATATGCCCTTCTGGAAATTTATGTTTTATAGCGCACTTGGAACCATCATCTGGACCACATTTTTGGCGTGTGTCGGATTTTATTTTGGCGAAAACCAGCATTTGATGCAGCAAATTTTCAGTAAAGTCAGTTATGTGATTATTGCCATTGTTGTGGTAATTATTATCTGGATTTTCTACCGTAGACAGCAGCGTAAAAATCGTCCATCCTGA
- a CDS encoding oxygen-dependent tRNA uridine(34) hydroxylase TrhO: protein MNATVEQLAPVEQQATTGWVVAALYQFKEVQDPADLQQRLLDLVKSINLCGTLIVAGEGINGTVAGDRASIDQIHQFLLNEGFNEMEYKESDSSEKPFRKMKIKLKKEIVTLGVEVKPRDLVGHYLDPKEWNELIARDDVILVDTRNDYEYKAGTFKGAIDPKTESFREFPEYVKNNLEQHKDKKIAMFCTGGIRCEKSTSLLLQEGFTEVYHLKGGILKYLEETPAEESMWEGECFVFDGRTAVTHGVEEGQNTKCHACGWPLLPEEVTLPSYEHGVSCVYCIDKTSEKQKEGFRMRQSQILAAKRKRL, encoded by the coding sequence ATGAACGCTACTGTAGAACAGCTTGCACCTGTAGAACAGCAAGCGACGACTGGTTGGGTTGTTGCCGCACTTTATCAATTCAAAGAAGTTCAAGATCCTGCCGATCTTCAGCAACGTCTTCTGGACCTGGTAAAATCCATCAACCTTTGCGGTACTCTAATTGTGGCAGGTGAAGGCATTAACGGTACGGTTGCAGGCGACCGTGCATCGATTGATCAAATTCACCAGTTCCTTCTGAATGAAGGTTTTAACGAAATGGAATACAAAGAATCTGACAGTTCTGAAAAACCATTCCGTAAAATGAAAATTAAATTAAAAAAAGAAATCGTGACTTTAGGCGTGGAAGTGAAACCGCGTGATTTAGTCGGTCACTATCTTGATCCAAAAGAATGGAACGAACTGATTGCACGTGATGACGTGATTCTGGTTGATACCCGTAACGATTACGAATACAAAGCAGGTACGTTCAAAGGCGCGATTGATCCGAAAACTGAAAGCTTCCGCGAATTCCCTGAATACGTGAAAAATAATCTGGAACAGCACAAAGACAAGAAAATTGCCATGTTCTGTACAGGTGGTATTCGTTGTGAAAAATCAACCTCTTTACTTCTTCAAGAAGGCTTCACTGAAGTTTATCACCTGAAAGGCGGTATTTTGAAATACCTGGAAGAAACCCCGGCTGAAGAAAGCATGTGGGAAGGTGAATGCTTCGTGTTTGATGGTCGTACTGCCGTAACGCACGGTGTTGAAGAAGGCCAAAATACCAAGTGTCATGCGTGTGGCTGGCCTTTACTTCCAGAAGAAGTTACCCTCCCAAGTTATGAACATGGTGTCTCTTGTGTGTACTGTATTGACAAAACCTCGGAGAAACAAAAAGAAGGTTTCCGTATGCGTCAATCACAAATTTTAGCAGCAAAACGCAAACGCCTCTAA